In a genomic window of Curtobacterium sp. MCBD17_035:
- a CDS encoding sugar ABC transporter permease, which yields MPPRPTTRPARRRRVDPIYALFLFPALALFTAFVVVPAVIGIFYSFTNYVGYGRWSFLGLRNYTTLFTDPNIIASYGFTLGFAAVTVVVAQVIALALAVALSRRIRFAAPLRSVFVIPMVISGIVVAYVFNYLFSNSLPALATAVGFHPLEQSILGNPDLAWLAIVIVSAWQTIPGALLVYTAGLTAISDDLYEASALDGASSWKQFRSITLPLIAGFIVINTVLGVKGYLGAYDVIVGLTNGGPGTATSSVAMTIFGGFTGGDYAYQMANATVFFIVTVVISVAQLLVTRGRTIRL from the coding sequence CTGCCGCCGAGACCGACGACCCGGCCCGCTCGGCGGCGGCGCGTCGACCCGATCTACGCCCTGTTCCTGTTCCCGGCGCTCGCGCTGTTCACCGCGTTCGTCGTGGTGCCCGCCGTGATCGGCATCTTCTACAGCTTCACGAACTACGTCGGGTACGGCCGGTGGTCCTTCCTGGGGCTGCGGAACTACACGACGCTGTTCACGGATCCGAACATCATCGCCTCGTACGGCTTCACGCTCGGGTTCGCGGCGGTCACCGTCGTCGTCGCGCAGGTGATCGCCCTGGCGCTGGCCGTGGCGCTGTCGCGGCGGATCCGGTTCGCGGCGCCGCTGCGGAGCGTGTTCGTCATCCCGATGGTGATCTCCGGGATCGTCGTCGCGTACGTGTTCAACTACCTGTTCTCGAACTCGCTGCCGGCCCTCGCCACCGCGGTCGGGTTCCACCCGCTCGAGCAGAGCATCCTCGGCAACCCGGACCTCGCCTGGCTCGCCATCGTGATCGTGTCCGCCTGGCAGACGATCCCCGGAGCCCTGCTCGTGTACACCGCCGGCCTCACGGCGATCTCGGACGACCTGTACGAGGCGAGCGCGCTCGACGGCGCCAGCTCCTGGAAGCAGTTCCGCTCCATCACGCTGCCGCTCATCGCCGGGTTCATCGTCATCAACACGGTGCTCGGCGTGAAGGGCTACCTCGGCGCCTACGACGTCATCGTCGGCCTGACGAACGGTGGCCCGGGCACTGCCACGAGCAGCGTCGCCATGACGATCTTCGGTGGCTTCACGGGCGGCGACTACGCGTACCAGATGGCCAACGCCACGGTGTTCTTCATCGTCACCGTCGTGATCTCCGTCGCCCAGCTCCTCGTCACCCGCGGAAGGACCATCCGACTGTGA